A genomic segment from Chitinophaga niabensis encodes:
- a CDS encoding efflux RND transporter permease subunit, producing MKISDYAVKNYQFTLVIFIMIIALGITTILNMPRSEDPEMHAPTYSVVVVYPGTNPKDMEELIVDPLEKEIYELENVLRIRTSISDGLAVMRIEYKYSSNVDDKYQEVVRVVNNKQRELPADNIFIEVQKFQPSDVNIMQIALISENAPRDKLKFYAEKLQDELEKLSPLKKVEIHGLPVQQVRAELDLEKMAQMNLPVNNVISSLQNETLSIPGGSIDAGNKTFNIKTSGNFHSLEEISNTIVYTGAGRNVYLKDIAKVYYGYADETYQTRLNGFRCVFVAAAQKEGENISKTQLLYKPVIEKFRKTLPANIDLIEHFDQAANVNRRLGSLGIDFMIAIFLVAITLLPLGFRQAVIVMISVPLSLSIGIILLQLFGYNLNQLSIVGLVVALGLLVDDSIVVVENIERWMLDGHSALEATLKATKQIGMAVLGCTVTLIIAFMPLVFMPEGSGDFIRSMPLAVIFCVLASMFVSLTIIPFLTSKVLKPHTGHPDGNLFMRGLKKLIHGSYSRLLDKALQRPALTIVITVIIFAGSLGVFKLIGFSLFPPSEKPQFMINITAPPQSNLMYTNSIARQIEQTLKKEPLVKYFATNVGKGNPRIYYNVIPKEEQSDFAQVFVQLGEHTNPQEKQALMEKFRKAWTPYPGAKVEVKDFEQGPPVVAPVEVRIFGDDLDTLRHLASRVEDMLHQTPGTMYIDNPVDLLKSDIRVAIQPEKAQQLGIPFVQIDRTVRLAVAGLTLGKYTDENTNDYNILLTRAKEGRPTLDVFNNLYVNNLQGKAIPLSQVAELKMETSPVHINHQEKRRVVSVKAFLQQGFLADRVITDVISRMDAMALPVGYSYEMGGEVESRKQSFGGFQNIIIVTVFLFIAVLILEFGTFKSTLIILSVIPLGVVGAAIALWITGNSLSFVAIIGLIALAGIEVKNTILLVDFTNQLRAQGKDLETSIREAGEVRFLPIVLTSLTAIGGLIPIAISNNPLISPLAIVLIGGLISSTLLSRIVTPVVYKLIPPKIKA from the coding sequence ATGAAAATATCTGACTATGCCGTTAAGAATTACCAGTTCACACTGGTGATCTTTATCATGATCATTGCGCTGGGTATCACCACCATCCTCAACATGCCGCGTTCGGAAGACCCGGAGATGCACGCCCCCACTTATTCCGTAGTGGTGGTATATCCCGGCACCAATCCAAAGGACATGGAGGAACTGATCGTAGACCCGCTGGAGAAAGAGATCTATGAACTGGAAAACGTACTGCGCATCCGCACCAGCATCAGCGATGGCCTTGCCGTGATGCGGATAGAATATAAATACAGCAGTAATGTGGATGATAAATACCAGGAAGTAGTACGCGTTGTTAACAACAAACAAAGGGAACTACCCGCTGACAATATTTTCATTGAGGTGCAAAAGTTCCAGCCCTCTGATGTGAACATCATGCAGATTGCGCTGATCTCTGAAAATGCACCGCGCGATAAACTGAAATTCTATGCAGAGAAATTACAGGATGAACTGGAAAAGCTCAGCCCGCTCAAGAAAGTAGAGATCCATGGCCTTCCGGTGCAACAGGTACGGGCTGAACTGGACTTAGAAAAGATGGCCCAGATGAACCTCCCTGTAAACAATGTGATCAGCAGCCTGCAGAATGAAACCCTGAGCATTCCCGGCGGCAGTATCGATGCCGGCAATAAAACCTTTAATATCAAAACCAGCGGTAACTTTCATTCGCTGGAAGAGATCAGCAACACCATTGTATACACAGGCGCAGGCCGCAACGTATACCTGAAAGACATTGCCAAAGTATATTACGGTTATGCAGATGAAACCTACCAGACCCGCCTCAATGGCTTCCGCTGTGTATTTGTGGCAGCGGCACAGAAGGAAGGAGAAAACATCAGCAAAACACAATTACTTTATAAACCGGTCATTGAAAAGTTCCGGAAAACACTTCCGGCCAATATCGACCTGATCGAACATTTCGACCAGGCGGCCAATGTGAACAGGCGCCTCGGCAGCCTGGGGATCGATTTCATGATCGCCATCTTCCTGGTGGCCATCACTTTGCTGCCATTGGGTTTCAGGCAGGCCGTGATCGTAATGATCTCTGTACCGCTCTCCTTATCTATCGGTATCATCCTGCTGCAGTTATTCGGTTACAACCTGAACCAGCTCAGCATTGTAGGATTGGTGGTAGCATTAGGCCTGCTGGTGGATGATAGCATTGTGGTAGTGGAAAATATAGAACGATGGATGCTCGACGGGCATAGTGCGCTGGAAGCTACCCTTAAAGCCACCAAACAGATAGGTATGGCAGTACTGGGGTGCACCGTTACGCTGATCATCGCATTTATGCCGCTGGTATTTATGCCGGAAGGATCAGGGGATTTTATCAGGAGTATGCCTTTAGCCGTGATCTTCTGTGTGCTGGCTTCCATGTTCGTTTCGCTTACCATCATCCCTTTCCTTACCAGTAAAGTGCTGAAACCCCATACGGGCCACCCTGATGGTAACCTTTTCATGCGTGGGCTGAAGAAGCTTATCCACGGCAGTTACTCCCGCCTGCTGGATAAAGCGCTGCAACGTCCGGCACTCACGATTGTGATCACCGTGATCATTTTTGCCGGCTCCCTGGGTGTGTTTAAACTGATCGGTTTCAGTTTATTCCCGCCTTCTGAAAAGCCGCAGTTCATGATCAATATCACGGCGCCGCCTCAATCCAACCTGATGTATACCAATAGTATTGCCAGGCAGATAGAGCAAACCCTGAAAAAAGAGCCGCTGGTGAAATACTTTGCCACCAACGTAGGTAAAGGCAATCCGCGGATCTATTACAATGTGATCCCAAAAGAAGAACAGAGCGATTTTGCACAGGTATTTGTACAACTGGGAGAACATACCAATCCCCAAGAGAAACAAGCCCTGATGGAAAAGTTCCGCAAAGCCTGGACGCCTTACCCCGGTGCCAAAGTGGAAGTGAAAGATTTTGAACAAGGCCCTCCCGTAGTAGCACCTGTGGAAGTACGCATATTCGGAGACGATCTGGACACCCTCCGGCACCTGGCTTCCCGTGTGGAAGATATGCTGCACCAAACACCCGGCACCATGTACATCGATAACCCGGTGGACCTCCTGAAAAGTGATATCAGGGTAGCCATTCAACCGGAAAAAGCACAACAGCTGGGTATTCCTTTTGTGCAGATAGACCGCACCGTACGCCTCGCTGTTGCCGGGTTAACACTGGGTAAATACACAGATGAGAACACCAATGATTACAACATCCTGCTCACGCGGGCAAAAGAAGGGCGGCCTACGCTGGATGTATTCAATAACCTCTATGTGAACAACCTGCAGGGTAAAGCCATTCCCTTATCGCAGGTGGCAGAACTTAAAATGGAAACATCTCCCGTACACATCAATCACCAGGAGAAAAGAAGGGTGGTTTCCGTGAAAGCATTCCTGCAGCAAGGTTTCCTGGCAGATAGGGTTATTACCGATGTGATCAGCAGGATGGATGCCATGGCATTACCTGTAGGCTATAGTTATGAAATGGGGGGAGAAGTGGAATCGCGCAAGCAATCATTCGGCGGTTTTCAGAACATCATCATTGTAACGGTGTTCCTCTTTATTGCCGTATTGATCCTGGAATTCGGCACTTTCAAAAGTACCCTCATCATCCTTTCGGTTATTCCGCTGGGTGTGGTAGGTGCTGCCATTGCACTCTGGATAACCGGCAACTCCTTATCATTTGTTGCCATCATCGGGTTGATTGCATTGGCGGGAATTGAAGTGAAGAACACCATCCTGCTGGTGGATTTCACCAACCAGTTGCGGGCACAGGGGAAAGACCTGGAGACTTCTATCAGGGAAGCAGGAGAAGTAAGGTTCCTTCCGATCGTGCTTACTTCTCTTACAGCCATCGGCGGTTTGATCCCGATCGCTATTTCTAATAATCCATTGATCTCCCCGCTGGCGATTGTATTGATCGGGGGATTGATCAGTTCTACCTTACTTTCGAGGATCGTAACACCGGTGGTGTACAAGTTAATACCACCTAAGATCAAAGCTTAA
- a CDS encoding AMP-dependent synthetase/ligase yields the protein MMIQPKRLFDAVAHQLQFFPKPDMLVAKTDGAWKPVSTKEVQNTVNRLSAGLLSLGISGNDHTVEGADKIAIISNNRPEWIITDLAVQQTGAILVPLYPTTNPIELQFILNDAAVKYIFVSNAELCEKVKGLMKDIPSLQNIYTFDEVPGADHWTKVTDLANEDLLARVVALTPTISEEHVATIIYTSGTTGTPKGVMLTHKNIVSNVYHSKESFPFPDAPQTRVLSFLPLNHIFEKMCTYIYLFSGISIYYAESMDKIGDNLKEVKPDGFTTVPRLLEKVYEKIMSKGHELTGIKRGLFFWAVALGKRYNNNISGGWWYNLQLSIANKLIFSKWRDALGNRISYIVTGGAACQENLLRIFTAARIPVYEGYGPTENSPVISVNRRDKTENTRFGTTGPVITGQEVKLTEEGEILVKGPSVMKGYYKRQDLTDETVKDGWLYTGDIGTFVDGKFLKITDRKKELFKTSGGKYVAPQPIENKCKESPFIEQIMVIGSERKFVAALIVPSISRLKQWMGQNNIPFTTAEEAIKNKEVLAMFEKVVEKYNALFNHVEQIKKFELLPKEWGVDTGEMTPKLSLKRKAIMEKYKDVVEKIYAA from the coding sequence ATGATGATTCAGCCCAAACGCCTATTTGACGCGGTAGCTCACCAATTGCAGTTCTTCCCTAAGCCAGATATGCTGGTAGCCAAGACAGACGGGGCATGGAAGCCCGTTTCCACGAAAGAAGTACAGAACACCGTGAACCGCCTCAGCGCAGGTCTTCTGAGCCTTGGCATAAGCGGAAACGACCATACGGTAGAAGGGGCAGACAAGATTGCCATTATTAGTAATAACCGCCCTGAATGGATCATTACGGACCTTGCTGTACAACAGACGGGGGCTATACTGGTGCCGCTGTATCCCACAACAAATCCCATCGAGCTGCAATTCATCCTCAATGATGCAGCGGTGAAGTATATTTTTGTGAGCAATGCAGAACTATGTGAGAAAGTGAAAGGGCTGATGAAAGATATTCCTTCCCTGCAAAACATTTACACTTTTGATGAAGTACCCGGTGCTGATCACTGGACGAAGGTGACCGACCTGGCCAATGAAGACCTGCTGGCCCGTGTGGTGGCTTTAACCCCCACTATCAGCGAAGAGCATGTGGCCACGATCATCTATACCTCCGGCACTACAGGCACACCTAAAGGTGTGATGCTTACCCATAAGAACATTGTGAGCAATGTATATCATTCCAAAGAGAGCTTTCCTTTCCCGGATGCTCCGCAAACCAGGGTGTTAAGCTTCCTGCCGCTGAACCATATCTTCGAAAAGATGTGTACCTATATTTACCTGTTCAGCGGGATCAGCATCTATTATGCGGAGAGCATGGATAAGATCGGGGATAACCTGAAAGAGGTAAAACCGGATGGGTTCACCACAGTACCGCGCCTGCTGGAAAAAGTGTATGAGAAGATCATGAGCAAAGGCCATGAGCTGACAGGCATTAAACGCGGATTGTTCTTCTGGGCCGTAGCACTGGGAAAGAGATATAATAATAATATCAGTGGCGGATGGTGGTATAACCTTCAGCTGTCCATTGCCAATAAACTTATTTTTTCCAAGTGGCGCGATGCATTGGGCAACCGCATTTCTTATATCGTTACCGGGGGGGCTGCCTGCCAGGAAAACCTTTTGCGGATCTTCACCGCAGCCCGCATTCCGGTATATGAGGGATATGGCCCCACGGAGAACAGCCCCGTGATCAGCGTAAACAGGCGCGATAAGACCGAAAATACCCGTTTTGGCACCACAGGCCCGGTAATAACAGGGCAGGAGGTAAAACTGACGGAAGAAGGCGAAATATTAGTGAAAGGGCCTTCCGTGATGAAGGGATACTACAAGCGGCAGGACCTCACAGATGAAACCGTGAAAGATGGCTGGTTGTATACCGGGGATATCGGCACCTTTGTAGATGGAAAATTCCTCAAGATCACAGACCGCAAAAAAGAACTGTTCAAAACCAGTGGTGGTAAATATGTAGCGCCGCAGCCTATTGAAAATAAATGTAAGGAAAGCCCCTTCATTGAACAGATCATGGTGATCGGTTCCGAACGGAAGTTTGTGGCGGCTTTGATAGTGCCTTCCATCAGCAGGCTGAAACAGTGGATGGGGCAGAACAACATTCCATTCACCACAGCGGAAGAAGCCATTAAGAATAAAGAAGTATTGGCGATGTTTGAAAAGGTGGTAGAGAAGTACAATGCCTTATTCAATCATGTGGAACAGATCAAGAAATTTGAATTACTGCCGAAGGAGTGGGGAGTGGATACCGGAGAGATGACGCCGAAGCTGAGCCTGAAAAGGAAGGCGATCATGGAGAAATATAAAGATGTAGTGGAAAAGATCTACGCAGCGTAA